From Pseudovibrio sp. Tun.PSC04-5.I4, a single genomic window includes:
- a CDS encoding YafY family protein, with amino-acid sequence MRRADRLLQIVQVLRRYGRPVTGDAIAEELEISVRTLYRDIVSLQSTGVPIRGEAGVGYVLEEGYDLPPLMFNSDELEAVMMGLRHVQVRGDDQLIRTASDVIAKIAAVLSPDARNEFIEAPLYAPDFGVEPIPSARIELSDVRLAIRQQNKLRIDYADASGVASERIIWPLSLTFFAHSRMIVSWCELRQDFRAFRTDRVEHMDVMEERYRESRIALRDRWWKIELARRERAAADALKD; translated from the coding sequence ATGCGTAGGGCAGATCGGCTTTTGCAAATTGTGCAGGTGTTGCGGCGGTATGGTAGGCCAGTGACGGGCGATGCTATTGCTGAGGAGCTGGAAATTTCAGTTCGCACGCTGTACCGCGATATCGTCAGCCTTCAGTCAACCGGCGTGCCTATTCGCGGTGAAGCGGGTGTCGGATATGTGCTGGAAGAAGGCTATGATCTGCCACCGCTGATGTTCAACAGTGATGAGCTGGAAGCGGTGATGATGGGCCTGCGCCATGTGCAGGTGCGCGGTGATGATCAACTTATTCGCACGGCAAGTGATGTGATTGCCAAGATTGCAGCGGTGCTCTCGCCAGATGCGCGCAATGAATTTATTGAGGCGCCGCTTTATGCGCCGGACTTTGGTGTGGAGCCCATTCCATCCGCTCGCATTGAGTTGAGTGATGTACGCCTTGCCATACGGCAGCAGAACAAGCTGCGGATTGACTATGCGGATGCAAGTGGTGTGGCGAGCGAGCGGATCATCTGGCCTCTGAGTCTGACGTTCTTTGCACATTCCCGGATGATTGTCTCATGGTGCGAGCTACGACAGGACTTCCGCGCCTTCCGAACAGACCGCGTTGAGCACATGGACGTGATGGAAGAACGCTACCGGGAAAGCCGCATTGCTCTGCGAGACCGCTGGTGGAAGATTGAACTGGCACGGCGTGAGCGGGCGGCTGCGGATGCGCTAAAGGACTAG
- a CDS encoding ABC transporter permease gives MVNIPVLDRKVLRDLKRLWAQVLAIALVMACGVMTLILAEGAYRSLSQTQEAYYDQYRFGHVFAQTVRAPTHLKQRIAAIDGVAAVEMRVVRSAILDIPQMAEPAAGMALSLPAGRTPAVNRLYLKSGRLPEGTRTNEVALDARFAKAHGLKPGDEFSASLNGKKLSLEITGIVLSPEFIYALGPGDLVPDDKRFAIFFMAETAMEGLFDMKNAGNDISLRLLRGACAPCVMEELDRLLKPYGGTGAYERKDQQSHAFLNAELTQLSSMAKVLPPTFLLVSAFLVNMILSRLIALEREQIGLLKACGYSSWSIAGHYAKLVSIIAVLGVGIGAVAGNYLGHLMTQMYAQYFSFPFLVFNKSPDLYLIAGVISLAAALGGALTSILKAARLPPAVAMRPPAPPRFRSFLSLKSKRLRIFSQLSTMGLRHLMHNPVRSLLTSLGVSFALALLVSALFLTNSMDHMINVAFNKAETADARLTLAEDKSPSVLGEIMRLPGVLKAEAFRQEPVILRSGAREKRVAITGRPTDATLSRILDTQERAIQMPKTGVMLPAHLANQLGVQPGQILDVELTRHNSVVKQVRVAGIITSYMGLSASMHIDALNALVPGGPRISDLAINIDATRMNDLYTAVKETPGLGGIAMQTLSRDKFRSLMDESLVSMLVAYISIAVIVAFGVIYNAARIQLSERGRELASLRVIGFSKQEVFHVILVEMAMIVLLAQPLGWLIGYGMAAGMIQGFASDLFRLPLVVLPSTYAIASFVILSASLLCALIIRRRVGKFDLIKVLKTRE, from the coding sequence ATGGTAAATATCCCAGTCCTCGACCGGAAAGTCCTGCGCGATCTCAAACGCCTGTGGGCGCAAGTACTCGCCATTGCACTGGTTATGGCTTGCGGAGTGATGACGCTTATTCTGGCAGAAGGTGCTTACCGCTCGCTAAGTCAGACACAGGAAGCCTATTACGATCAATACCGCTTCGGGCACGTCTTCGCGCAAACTGTCCGCGCCCCAACGCATCTGAAACAACGCATTGCCGCCATTGATGGTGTTGCAGCCGTTGAAATGCGCGTCGTTCGCTCTGCCATTTTAGATATCCCACAAATGGCAGAACCAGCCGCTGGAATGGCTCTCTCCCTGCCTGCTGGCAGAACACCAGCTGTTAACCGGCTCTACCTCAAATCAGGACGCCTGCCAGAAGGCACCCGCACCAATGAAGTTGCACTCGATGCCCGCTTTGCCAAAGCGCACGGGTTAAAACCCGGAGACGAATTCAGCGCCTCACTGAATGGCAAAAAGCTCAGTTTGGAAATCACCGGCATCGTCCTCTCGCCGGAGTTTATCTATGCGCTGGGTCCGGGAGATCTGGTGCCGGATGATAAGCGCTTTGCCATCTTCTTCATGGCCGAAACAGCCATGGAAGGCCTGTTTGACATGAAGAACGCAGGCAATGACATCTCCCTGCGCCTGTTACGCGGCGCCTGCGCACCCTGTGTGATGGAAGAGCTGGACCGCCTGCTAAAACCTTACGGTGGCACTGGGGCTTATGAACGTAAAGACCAGCAATCTCATGCGTTTTTAAATGCAGAGCTCACCCAGCTGTCCTCCATGGCGAAGGTCCTGCCACCCACATTCCTGCTCGTCTCCGCCTTTCTGGTCAACATGATCTTGTCGCGCCTCATCGCGCTGGAACGAGAGCAAATCGGCCTTCTCAAAGCCTGCGGTTATTCCTCGTGGTCTATCGCCGGACACTACGCCAAATTGGTCTCCATAATTGCAGTCCTCGGCGTGGGCATTGGCGCTGTTGCTGGCAATTACCTCGGCCACCTCATGACACAGATGTATGCGCAATACTTCTCTTTCCCGTTTCTGGTGTTCAACAAAAGCCCGGATCTCTATCTCATCGCCGGTGTCATTTCGCTCGCCGCTGCCTTGGGCGGAGCGCTCACATCCATCCTCAAAGCGGCCCGCTTGCCGCCAGCTGTTGCCATGCGCCCACCTGCACCTCCGCGGTTCCGCAGCTTCCTGTCGCTCAAATCCAAACGTTTGCGCATCTTCTCCCAGCTCAGCACCATGGGCTTGCGCCATCTCATGCACAATCCGGTGCGCAGCCTGCTCACCAGCCTTGGCGTCTCCTTCGCACTGGCTCTCTTGGTCTCCGCACTATTCCTCACCAATTCCATGGATCACATGATCAATGTGGCTTTCAACAAGGCTGAAACGGCAGATGCCCGCCTGACATTGGCAGAAGACAAATCCCCCTCCGTATTGGGCGAGATTATGCGCCTCCCCGGTGTGTTGAAGGCAGAGGCATTCCGGCAAGAACCCGTCATTTTGCGCAGTGGAGCACGCGAGAAGCGCGTCGCCATAACAGGTCGCCCGACAGACGCCACCCTCTCCCGCATTCTGGACACGCAGGAACGCGCCATCCAGATGCCGAAAACAGGCGTGATGCTGCCGGCTCACCTCGCAAATCAACTCGGCGTACAACCGGGGCAAATACTGGATGTGGAACTGACGCGGCACAATTCCGTGGTGAAGCAAGTCCGCGTGGCAGGCATCATCACCAGCTACATGGGCCTTTCAGCCTCCATGCACATAGATGCCCTCAATGCCCTTGTGCCGGGTGGACCACGCATCTCTGATCTCGCCATCAACATTGACGCAACTAGGATGAATGACCTCTATACAGCCGTGAAGGAAACACCGGGCCTTGGCGGCATCGCCATGCAAACGCTGTCGCGTGATAAGTTCCGCTCCCTCATGGATGAAAGCCTTGTCTCCATGCTCGTCGCTTACATCTCCATTGCTGTCATTGTTGCCTTTGGTGTCATCTACAACGCCGCCCGCATTCAGCTCTCCGAGCGCGGGCGAGAGCTGGCAAGCCTGCGCGTCATCGGCTTTTCCAAGCAGGAAGTCTTCCATGTTATTCTGGTGGAAATGGCAATGATCGTGCTGCTGGCTCAACCTCTTGGCTGGTTGATCGGGTACGGCATGGCCGCTGGCATGATACAGGGTTTTGCCAGTGACCTCTTCCGCCTTCCGCTTGTGGTTCTTCCAAGCACATACGCAATTGCAAGTTTCGTCATCCTCAGCGCGTCACTGCTCTGCGCTCTCATAATACGCCGCCGTGTTGGCAAATTCGATCTCATTAAAGTTTTAAAAACGAGGGAATAG
- a CDS encoding HlyD family efflux transporter periplasmic adaptor subunit, with the protein MNAKYLKRGGYVAAALTVVLLFVFALQEKPVSVETAKVTKGDLIVSVEEDGKTRVKEVYKISAPIAGRIDRSLLDVGDEVMHGKTVVATINPLTTPFMNARTKAEALANVGTAQAAITLAEAQLASAKAEHKLARSEFQRAQRLNRTKTISDAQLERVEIDVTLMAAKVQSAQAQITQRQSDLQSAKARLIEPQLALDPERSEELAVRMISPINGVVLSLAVESEQTIRSGDLLVELGDPSDIEVVVDLLSTEAVKIKQGAKATLVDWGGKTLQATVRRIDPAGFTKVSALGIEEQRVNTILDLNAPATQLGHGFHLRAAIEIWHGQNVLRVPMTALFREGNDWATFKIVDGTAQLQKITIGAFNQDMAEVIAGLKNGDTVIQFPGDTVAHGTVVVAE; encoded by the coding sequence ATGAACGCCAAATACCTCAAACGGGGCGGTTACGTTGCTGCTGCACTCACAGTTGTTCTGCTGTTTGTATTTGCCTTACAGGAAAAGCCTGTCTCCGTTGAAACGGCAAAAGTCACCAAAGGCGACCTCATCGTCTCGGTAGAAGAAGACGGCAAAACCCGTGTGAAGGAGGTCTACAAGATCTCCGCCCCCATAGCCGGACGGATCGACCGCTCCTTGCTGGATGTGGGCGATGAAGTCATGCACGGCAAAACCGTTGTGGCCACCATCAACCCCCTCACCACGCCGTTTATGAATGCCCGCACCAAGGCAGAAGCACTGGCAAATGTGGGTACCGCACAAGCTGCCATTACGCTGGCAGAGGCACAGCTCGCCTCAGCCAAAGCCGAACACAAACTGGCAAGATCGGAATTTCAACGGGCTCAGCGCCTCAACCGCACCAAAACCATCTCTGATGCTCAGTTGGAGCGAGTGGAAATCGACGTAACACTTATGGCTGCCAAGGTGCAAAGCGCACAAGCGCAGATCACCCAACGCCAAAGCGATCTGCAAAGCGCAAAAGCGCGCCTTATCGAACCGCAACTAGCTCTGGACCCTGAACGCTCCGAAGAACTTGCCGTCCGCATGATCTCCCCCATAAATGGCGTTGTGCTCTCCCTTGCGGTGGAAAGCGAGCAAACCATTCGATCCGGCGATTTGCTGGTAGAACTGGGCGACCCATCAGATATCGAAGTGGTGGTAGACCTGCTCTCAACAGAAGCGGTGAAGATCAAACAAGGCGCAAAGGCAACGCTGGTAGACTGGGGCGGCAAAACACTGCAAGCCACCGTCCGGCGCATTGACCCTGCTGGCTTCACCAAGGTTTCCGCTCTGGGCATTGAGGAGCAACGCGTCAACACCATTTTGGACCTGAATGCACCAGCCACACAACTTGGCCACGGCTTCCACCTACGCGCCGCTATCGAGATCTGGCACGGTCAAAACGTTTTGCGCGTTCCCATGACAGCCCTCTTCAGAGAAGGCAACGACTGGGCCACCTTCAAGATCGTAGATGGCACAGCTCAACTCCAAAAAATCACCATCGGCGCCTTCAACCAAGACATGGCAGAAGTCATTGCAGGTCTCAAAAACGGCGATACCGTCATCCAGTTTCCGGGAGATACGGTTGCACATGGAACAGTAGTGGTGGCGGAGTGA
- a CDS encoding ABC transporter ATP-binding protein: MLTPVFVADDVTKTYTTNKLEVHALRGISMTLYEGEMVVLLGPSGSGKSTFLNILGGLDNATSGTVSFMGQNLTDFSESKLTRFRRDYVGFVFQFYNLIPSLNAWENVALTTEIAKNPMDPQEALELVGLGNRSSHFPAEMSGGEQQRVAIARAIAKRPEVLLCDEPTGALDTKTGTLVLEALQRINKELGTTTAIITHNTSIQQMANRVRIFKDGAIASSHENETPKQPSEVAW; this comes from the coding sequence ATGCTAACGCCAGTTTTCGTCGCCGATGATGTTACCAAAACCTACACAACCAACAAACTAGAAGTTCATGCCCTCAGAGGCATTTCTATGACGCTATATGAGGGCGAGATGGTCGTGCTGCTCGGTCCCTCCGGTTCCGGCAAATCTACCTTCCTGAACATCCTCGGTGGGCTGGACAACGCCACGTCCGGCACGGTCTCGTTTATGGGTCAGAACCTGACGGACTTCAGCGAGAGTAAGCTCACCCGCTTCCGGCGCGATTATGTCGGCTTCGTCTTCCAGTTTTACAATCTCATTCCCAGCCTCAACGCATGGGAAAACGTGGCCCTCACCACTGAGATTGCCAAGAATCCCATGGACCCACAAGAAGCACTTGAACTTGTTGGCCTCGGTAATCGCAGCTCGCACTTTCCAGCGGAAATGTCCGGCGGTGAACAGCAGCGCGTTGCCATAGCCCGCGCCATTGCCAAACGGCCCGAAGTGCTACTCTGCGATGAGCCAACAGGAGCGCTCGACACCAAAACCGGTACGCTGGTTCTAGAAGCCCTGCAACGCATCAACAAAGAGCTTGGCACCACCACAGCAATCATCACCCACAACACCTCCATCCAGCAGATGGCAAACCGGGTCCGCATCTTCAAAGATGGCGCCATCGCCAGCTCGCATGAGAACGAAACACCCAAGCAACCCTCCGAGGTTGCATGGTAA
- a CDS encoding carbohydrate ABC transporter permease: MNRQVKSVLFYALVVAVVIFSVFPFYYAIITSVRSGQELFNPSVFPTMFSTSNYVSIFEQQPFGLNILNSFIVATSVVVLSLVIAVTASYALARIHFRGRGLLLMTILSVSMFPQVAILSGMYELIRSMGLYNSLPGLIIPNTVLTLPFTVWVLTTFMKELPKELEEAAVVDGASPLTIVRRIFLPLMWPAMVTTGLLAFIGAWNEFLFALTFTLSNEVRTVPVAIALMTGSTEFELPWGNIMAASVLVTLPIVVLVLVFQRKIVAGLTAGAVKG; encoded by the coding sequence ATGAACCGACAAGTCAAATCCGTTCTGTTTTACGCACTGGTTGTTGCTGTTGTAATTTTCTCGGTATTTCCGTTTTATTACGCGATCATTACGTCTGTCCGCTCGGGGCAGGAATTGTTCAACCCCTCTGTGTTTCCGACGATGTTTAGCACAAGCAACTACGTCTCTATTTTTGAACAGCAGCCGTTTGGCCTCAACATCCTGAACTCTTTTATTGTCGCGACGTCTGTTGTGGTTTTGTCGTTGGTCATTGCGGTCACAGCCTCTTATGCGCTGGCTCGCATTCACTTCCGTGGCCGTGGCTTGCTGTTGATGACGATTCTGTCTGTCTCAATGTTCCCGCAGGTTGCGATCCTCTCTGGCATGTACGAGTTGATCCGCTCCATGGGTCTTTACAATTCGCTGCCGGGTCTGATTATTCCCAACACTGTACTGACGCTGCCGTTCACGGTCTGGGTGTTGACCACCTTTATGAAAGAGTTGCCGAAAGAACTAGAAGAAGCAGCTGTTGTTGATGGCGCTTCTCCGCTGACCATCGTGCGCCGGATCTTCCTGCCGTTGATGTGGCCAGCGATGGTGACGACGGGTCTGCTCGCCTTCATCGGTGCATGGAACGAGTTCCTGTTCGCTCTTACCTTCACACTTTCTAACGAAGTTCGCACTGTGCCTGTGGCCATCGCATTGATGACCGGTTCAACCGAATTTGAGCTGCCATGGGGCAATATCATGGCTGCTTCCGTGCTTGTGACCTTACCTATCGTGGTCCTTGTGCTTGTATTTCAACGAAAAATCGTCGCGGGTCTGACTGCCGGCGCGGTTAAAGGATAA
- a CDS encoding sugar ABC transporter permease produces MTLALQQDGSAPRQAKRSNLSASRLRAAWLFLAPMMIALAAVAGWPLIRTIWLGFTDANLVDLSQAQFIGFDNYLSYYDGEAYGVLADAEWWNAVWNTLWFSVISVGLETCIGLVVALILNAEFKGRGFVRAAVLIPWAIPTIVSAKMWGWMLHDQFGVINEILLNLGLISDPIAWTAGPATAMWAVIMVDVWKTTPFMALLTLAALQMLPGDIYEAAKVDGIHPLRVFYKVTLPLIRPAILVAVVFRSLDALRVFDLIYVLTSNSTSTISMSVYARQQLVDFQEVGYGSAAATLLFLVIAVLTTITVMAGGLKRSEGDQS; encoded by the coding sequence ATGACCCTTGCTCTGCAGCAGGATGGTTCTGCCCCTCGACAGGCAAAGCGATCTAATCTGAGTGCATCCAGATTACGTGCCGCGTGGCTCTTTCTCGCTCCAATGATGATAGCTTTGGCCGCCGTTGCAGGCTGGCCGCTTATTCGCACCATCTGGTTGGGCTTTACAGACGCAAATCTTGTCGACCTCAGTCAGGCCCAATTTATCGGCTTTGACAACTACCTCTCCTATTATGATGGCGAAGCGTACGGCGTGCTTGCTGATGCGGAGTGGTGGAATGCGGTTTGGAATACGCTTTGGTTCTCTGTCATTTCAGTTGGTCTTGAGACCTGCATCGGCCTGGTCGTTGCTTTGATTTTGAATGCTGAATTCAAAGGCCGTGGTTTTGTCCGTGCAGCTGTTCTTATTCCCTGGGCGATCCCGACCATTGTTTCCGCCAAGATGTGGGGCTGGATGCTTCACGACCAGTTTGGTGTGATCAACGAAATTCTTCTGAACCTTGGGCTTATCTCAGACCCAATCGCCTGGACGGCAGGTCCTGCCACAGCCATGTGGGCTGTGATCATGGTGGACGTCTGGAAGACAACTCCGTTCATGGCTTTGCTTACTCTTGCTGCGCTTCAAATGTTACCCGGTGACATCTATGAGGCTGCCAAGGTTGACGGAATCCATCCGCTTCGTGTGTTCTACAAGGTGACGTTACCGCTGATCCGGCCAGCTATTTTGGTGGCTGTGGTGTTCCGCAGCCTGGATGCACTGCGCGTGTTCGATCTGATTTATGTTTTGACGTCTAATTCAACCAGCACAATCTCCATGTCCGTCTATGCAAGACAACAGTTGGTTGATTTCCAAGAGGTTGGGTATGGCTCTGCCGCTGCGACACTGCTGTTCCTTGTAATTGCGGTGCTGACCACGATCACTGTGATGGCCGGTGGGCTCAAGCGTTCTGAGGGAGACCAGTCATGA
- a CDS encoding substrate-binding domain-containing protein has product MNLKSLAKHLALSQTTVSRALNGYSDVSLATRNRVAEAARTHGYRPNVNARRLATGRSSVIGIAFPTDMNMFLDPHFIEFLTGLSEKASELDYDIMISSSQSEEVDVYRRFAEKGTVDLVILSNVDLSEERIKLLQDLNMPFIVHGRTATCNTYSYIDIDNYAVFHEPTKMLMELGHQRIAILNGQPNRVYAIDRLQGWQDALNERGITPNPDYVHAGAMSEENGYQFAMDLLQLKDRPTALLCASVVMARGTYKACRELGLNIGTDISIIAHDDAVPMAQATDMDPPLTVTRSPLRDAGREIAVMAIKSLKGAELNELQCLWPSELIFRKSVGAPIK; this is encoded by the coding sequence ATGAACCTTAAGAGTCTAGCCAAACACCTCGCCCTCTCACAAACCACTGTAAGCAGGGCATTGAATGGATACTCAGACGTATCCTTAGCCACCCGCAATCGTGTTGCGGAGGCAGCAAGGACGCATGGCTATCGTCCAAATGTCAACGCGCGCCGTCTGGCAACGGGCAGATCAAGCGTCATCGGCATTGCATTCCCGACAGACATGAACATGTTCCTCGATCCACATTTCATCGAATTCCTGACCGGCCTTTCTGAAAAAGCATCAGAGCTGGATTATGATATCATGATCTCCTCCTCACAAAGTGAGGAAGTGGATGTCTATCGTCGCTTTGCAGAAAAAGGCACAGTGGATCTGGTCATCCTCTCGAACGTTGATCTGAGCGAAGAGCGTATCAAGTTACTGCAAGACCTCAATATGCCGTTCATCGTTCACGGACGCACAGCCACCTGCAACACCTATTCTTATATTGATATCGACAACTATGCAGTGTTCCATGAACCAACCAAGATGTTGATGGAACTCGGACATCAACGCATTGCTATCCTGAATGGCCAGCCTAATCGTGTTTATGCGATTGACCGCTTGCAGGGTTGGCAAGACGCCTTGAACGAGCGCGGCATTACGCCAAACCCGGATTACGTTCACGCCGGTGCCATGTCTGAGGAGAATGGCTACCAGTTTGCGATGGATCTGTTGCAGCTTAAAGACCGCCCAACCGCGCTCCTCTGTGCCAGTGTCGTTATGGCCAGAGGCACTTACAAAGCATGTCGGGAACTGGGGCTGAACATCGGCACAGATATTTCCATCATCGCCCATGATGATGCCGTCCCAATGGCGCAAGCAACAGATATGGATCCCCCCCTCACCGTTACCCGCTCTCCACTGCGCGATGCTGGCCGCGAAATTGCTGTCATGGCAATCAAATCCCTCAAGGGCGCTGAATTGAATGAGCTGCAATGTCTCTGGCCATCAGAGCTCATCTTCCGCAAGTCCGTCGGGGCACCCATTAAATAA
- a CDS encoding glutathione S-transferase family protein — translation MLTHLKFSAELNGVSASPFCLKVDILLAMSGLQYTAVLGPDALMNAPKGKLPVMKDGEELIADSEFIKKYLETKYNADFSGGYSEAELAVAHAFTRMAEHSLYFVTVCTRWLPDENFAVIEREFFGILPAEMRSKFAGEARENVRLKTAKQGYGQHTKEECLALGHDDLQAISTQLGAKPYLMGATPCFADAAVGAQVLCALSDMPNSSWKETVEQFPNLVAYANRLKKAYPVGAMAAA, via the coding sequence ATGCTCACACATCTGAAATTCAGTGCTGAACTCAACGGCGTAAGCGCAAGCCCATTTTGTTTGAAGGTCGATATTCTACTTGCCATGAGCGGCCTGCAATACACCGCAGTCCTTGGCCCGGATGCGTTGATGAACGCCCCCAAAGGCAAGCTGCCGGTTATGAAAGATGGCGAGGAACTCATTGCAGATTCCGAGTTCATCAAAAAGTATTTGGAAACAAAGTATAACGCCGACTTCTCGGGTGGTTATTCCGAAGCAGAGCTGGCCGTAGCTCATGCCTTCACTCGAATGGCAGAGCATTCCCTCTACTTCGTCACAGTCTGCACCCGCTGGCTGCCAGATGAAAACTTTGCAGTTATTGAGCGTGAGTTCTTTGGCATTCTACCAGCAGAGATGCGCAGCAAGTTTGCCGGCGAAGCCCGTGAGAATGTGCGCCTCAAAACAGCAAAACAAGGTTATGGTCAACACACCAAAGAAGAATGCCTTGCATTGGGCCACGATGACCTTCAGGCGATCTCCACCCAGCTCGGTGCAAAACCATACCTGATGGGCGCAACACCTTGTTTTGCAGATGCCGCAGTTGGCGCACAAGTTCTCTGCGCACTCTCCGACATGCCAAACTCATCCTGGAAAGAAACAGTAGAGCAGTTCCCCAACCTCGTAGCCTACGCCAACCGCCTCAAAAAGGCATACCCAGTCGGCGCAATGGCCGCTGCATAA
- a CDS encoding ABC transporter substrate-binding protein, with amino-acid sequence MGIRRNLLGSAVAVAGVVGLAGYAMAAEVTVVCGSVGQGAKLCSSAAEDWAKETGNTVKFFAAPASSTEQLALYQQILSSGSSDIDVFQIDVIWPGILGSHLADLGPYTNGAEAEHFQPIIANNTYKGKLVAMPWYTDAGLLFYRKDLLAKYGEKAPETWGDLTASAKKIQAAEREAGNKKMWGFVYQAKAYEGLTCDALEWIDSFGGGAVVNPEGDITVNNEKAVQALSLAASWTGSIAPPGVLSYTEEDARGVFQSGNAVFMRNWPYAWSLGQAEDSPIKGNIGVMALPKGGEAGKQTGTLGGWQLAVSKYSKNIEASASLVMALTSKKSQKRRAIEGSYNPTIAELYTDADVLAASPFMGQLKDTFTNAVARPSRATGANYNKVSNAFYNAVHDVISGKTEAGASLAKLEKNLKRIKRKGW; translated from the coding sequence ATGGGTATCCGTCGTAATTTATTAGGCTCTGCAGTCGCCGTTGCTGGTGTGGTTGGACTTGCAGGATATGCAATGGCCGCTGAAGTCACTGTGGTTTGTGGTAGCGTTGGCCAGGGCGCAAAGCTTTGCTCGAGTGCAGCAGAAGACTGGGCAAAAGAAACTGGCAATACTGTTAAATTCTTTGCCGCTCCTGCTTCTTCAACCGAGCAGCTGGCGCTCTATCAGCAGATCCTAAGCTCTGGTTCCTCTGATATTGACGTTTTCCAGATTGATGTGATCTGGCCAGGTATTCTTGGTAGTCACCTTGCTGACCTTGGGCCGTACACCAACGGTGCAGAAGCTGAGCATTTCCAACCAATTATTGCCAACAACACCTACAAGGGCAAGCTGGTTGCTATGCCTTGGTACACTGATGCTGGTTTGCTGTTCTACCGTAAAGATCTGCTTGCAAAATATGGCGAGAAAGCACCTGAAACATGGGGTGATTTGACTGCGAGCGCCAAAAAAATTCAGGCAGCTGAACGCGAAGCTGGCAACAAAAAGATGTGGGGCTTTGTTTATCAGGCGAAAGCTTACGAAGGCTTGACCTGTGATGCACTTGAGTGGATCGATAGCTTTGGCGGTGGTGCAGTTGTGAACCCAGAGGGTGACATCACTGTAAATAATGAGAAAGCAGTTCAAGCGCTGTCTCTTGCTGCAAGCTGGACCGGCTCGATTGCGCCTCCAGGCGTTCTTTCCTACACTGAAGAAGATGCACGCGGCGTGTTCCAGTCCGGAAATGCTGTGTTTATGCGCAACTGGCCATATGCATGGTCTCTCGGTCAGGCTGAAGATTCCCCGATCAAAGGCAATATTGGCGTGATGGCGCTGCCTAAAGGCGGAGAAGCTGGAAAGCAGACCGGTACTCTTGGTGGTTGGCAGCTTGCTGTTTCCAAATACTCCAAAAACATTGAGGCTTCTGCAAGCCTTGTAATGGCTTTGACCAGCAAGAAATCACAGAAACGCCGCGCGATCGAGGGTTCTTACAACCCAACAATTGCTGAGCTTTACACCGATGCAGATGTTCTTGCTGCAAGCCCGTTCATGGGCCAGCTGAAAGACACATTTACCAATGCAGTTGCTCGCCCATCCCGCGCAACTGGTGCAAACTACAACAAGGTTTCCAACGCATTTTACAATGCAGTGCATGACGTGATTTCCGGCAAAACCGAAGCGGGTGCATCTCTTGCGAAACTTGAAAAGAACCTGAAGCGCATCAAGCGTAAAGGTTGGTAA